From the genome of Cytobacillus firmus, one region includes:
- the mnmE gene encoding tRNA uridine-5-carboxymethylaminomethyl(34) synthesis GTPase MnmE, whose amino-acid sequence MEFDTIAAISTPMGEGAIAIVRLSGDQAFDIADLLFRGVGGKRLKNVASHTIHYGHIVDPKTEQIAEEVMVSAMKGPKTFTKEDVIEINCHGGLVSVNRVLQLLLNNGARLAEPGEFTKRAFLNGRIDLSQAEAVMDLIRAKTDRAMNVALGQMEGRLSKLIQKLRQEILEILAHVEVNIDYPEYDDVEEMTHHMLMEKASYVKKEIEKLLQTSQQGKILREGLSTVIVGRPNVGKSSLLNSLVHENKAIVTDIPGTTRDVIEEYVNVRGVPLRLVDTAGIRETEDIVERIGVEKSRQVLKEADLILLVLNYSDDLTSEDENIFKAVEGMDVIVIVNKTDLDQKIDMNRVRELSKHHKLVTTSLLEDQGVDDLEEAIASLFFAGSIEAGDMTYVSNTRHIALLNQAQNAIDEAMQGVEMGTPIDIVQIDLTRTWELLGEIIGDSVHESLIDQLFSQFCLGK is encoded by the coding sequence TTGGAATTTGATACAATCGCTGCGATATCTACGCCAATGGGAGAAGGAGCCATTGCCATTGTCCGCCTGAGCGGGGATCAGGCATTTGACATTGCGGACCTTCTTTTCAGAGGGGTAGGAGGCAAGCGGCTGAAGAATGTGGCGTCCCATACCATTCATTATGGGCATATTGTTGACCCGAAAACTGAACAGATTGCTGAAGAAGTAATGGTTTCAGCCATGAAGGGACCGAAAACCTTTACGAAGGAAGATGTCATCGAAATCAACTGCCATGGCGGACTGGTTTCCGTGAATCGCGTGCTGCAGCTTTTGCTGAATAATGGTGCACGGCTTGCTGAGCCGGGTGAATTTACAAAGCGCGCCTTCTTGAACGGACGGATTGATTTATCACAGGCAGAAGCGGTCATGGATCTGATTCGCGCCAAGACAGACCGGGCTATGAACGTGGCACTTGGCCAGATGGAAGGAAGGCTGTCAAAGCTTATTCAGAAGCTTCGGCAGGAAATTCTGGAGATCCTGGCTCACGTGGAAGTCAATATCGATTATCCCGAATACGATGATGTCGAGGAAATGACCCATCATATGCTGATGGAGAAGGCTTCTTATGTAAAAAAAGAAATCGAAAAGCTCCTTCAAACCTCACAGCAGGGGAAAATACTGCGTGAAGGACTTTCCACGGTCATTGTCGGAAGGCCAAACGTTGGGAAATCTTCCTTATTGAATAGCCTTGTTCACGAAAATAAGGCGATTGTGACTGATATACCGGGCACCACCCGTGATGTTATTGAAGAATATGTGAATGTCAGAGGAGTGCCGCTCCGTCTGGTGGATACAGCCGGCATTCGTGAAACGGAAGATATCGTAGAACGGATCGGTGTCGAAAAATCGAGGCAGGTATTAAAGGAAGCAGATTTAATTTTGCTCGTGCTCAATTACTCGGATGATTTGACGTCTGAGGATGAAAATATATTTAAAGCAGTCGAAGGCATGGATGTCATTGTGATTGTCAATAAAACCGACCTTGATCAAAAGATCGACATGAATCGCGTCCGCGAGCTTTCGAAGCATCATAAACTGGTTACAACCTCTTTATTGGAGGACCAGGGTGTCGACGATCTGGAGGAAGCCATTGCCTCTTTATTCTTTGCAGGCTCCATCGAAGCCGGGGATATGACGTATGTTTCCAATACCCGCCATATTGCTCTATTGAATCAGGCGCAAAATGCCATTGATGAAGCGATGCAGGGTGTTGAGATGGGAACGCCTATTGATATTGTGCAGATTGATTTGACAAGAACATGGGAGCTGCTTGGTGAAATTATTGGCGACAGCGTCCATGAAAGCCTGATCGACCAGTTATTCTCTCAGTTCTGTTTAGGAAAATAG